GCTAGCGGCGCCGAAGATATCGGTTGAAGTTGGGTCAGGAGATCAGGCAAAGTCGGGGATCAGGCAAACCAGTGCGGTAGCCGTACAAAGTGGAAATAAGCGCTGGGCGTGTCGCATGGCGAACTTCTCGTCGTCGGTTACCGTCCAAGGTGTAGGGACAGGCCGGGTACGGCGTGGTCCTGGCGAAAGGACGAGCCGATGGGGGCAGTGCGCAAGGTGGCGAGCTACCTTGGCCTGGGCGGGGCCGAGCATTATGACGAGTCCTATGACTACGAGGACGAGGTCGAGGGCGAAGAGGAAGACTGGCAGTCCGCCTCGGAGCGTGCGGCCAAGCGCTGGCGCGCGATGAACGAGCCCTCGCGGATCGTGATGCTGACGCCGATGAAGTACAACGACGCACCGGTCATCGGCCAACACTTCCGTGATGGTCAGACCGTCATCATGGATGTCAGCGGGATGAGCACCGCCGAGGCCACTCGCATGGTCGACTTCGTCGCGGGGCTGGCGTATGGCTGCGAGGGGCGCATCGAGAGGATTGCGGAGAAGGTCTTCCTGCTGGCTCCCGCCGAGGTGGAGATCACCAACGGCTGACACCGGAGCGGCCTTGCCGGTACGGGTCCTGAGTGATCGTCCGCGATCGGACCCGATACGGGTGCGAGGCCGCTCTCGGCGAGGGACCGCGCACCGAGGGTGAGGTCGCGCGGCGAGCAGCAGGTCCACCTCGCTCCGCAGGTCGATGAGCTCCGCGGATCCGTGATGTCTCCGACGATGTGCCCCCACGGCGGCACCGCGCGGCGAGAAGCGTGTCGACCACATCCCGCGGATCCGTGACGCCTCCAACGACGCGTGCCGAGGACAACGCGTGCCGAGGACAACGCGTACCGAGGACGAAGTCGCGCTGAGAGGGCTGAGAGAAGCGTGTTCACCCCGGCCCGCAGGTCCGTGATGTCTCCGGCGATGCGCGCCCACGACAGGGCCGTGTCGGCGGACGGGATACGTCGGCGACGGCCGGTCAGCCGGCTCGGGGGCCCCGGCGGAGCAGGCGGGTGAGTTCGGCCAGGTCGGAGGTCGCTGTTTTGATCCGGCCCTCGGACTCGTGGGCGTACTCGTGCAGTGCCCACACCGCGCCCTGGGCGAGGTCCCTGAGCTCGGCGAGCTGCGTGACGACGTATTCGGCGTCCGCTCGCTCACGTTGCCGCCTGCGCCACAACCTGTAGGCGCCTCCCACGGCCGGCAGGGGCGCGAGCAGCGCGAGAGGGAGGACGGGGAGGACGAGCGCGACCACCAGGATCACCGGGGCCAGGGCGAGCAGCGCGTAGGCCGCCCAGGGACGGCCGCGGGCCGGCGCTCCCTCGGTGGTGATCCGTTCCTCGGCGGTGCCCAGCGACTCGGGATCCGGGCCCTCGGGCCTGAGCGTCACGCGGTGGCCGAGAATCGGTATGGTGACCGACTCGGGCGCCTCGGCACGGGTGGCCTCGGCGAGGCTCTCACCCGCCGCCCGCACGATGGGCGCGGCCACGTGCAGCGCGATCGCGGCCAGGTAGGGGTGGGAGCCGGGGCGCAGGTCGCCGAGCAGGTGGCCGGTGAGCGGTCTCATCGGTCGCTCGGGGGTGCCGGAACCCGTCAGCTGGCGGAGCACGGTCAGCGGCTCGTCCTCGCTCCACACGACGGTCGCCTCGCCCGAACGGTCCGCCTGCGTGGCGGTGATGAACGCGAGATCGCCCAGGCCGCCGGCCGCGCCCTCCGTACGGTCGGGTGTCTCACCGCTCGCCCGAGCCGCGGAACCGCTCACGGAATCGGGCTTCTCTGCGGCGGCGGCGGTGCCGTCGCCTCCCCTGCTCTCACGGGCCGAGGTGATCTCGGCGCAGCGATCGAGCAGGTGGGTCAGCCGGGCGGCGGCGTGTACGGGGGCGGCCAGCTCGGGGAGTTCGGCGAGTTCCCCGAAACCGGCCAGGGCAGGTGACACGGCCGTGGAGGGCTCGTCGGGGATCAGCGCGCGCAGCCATCGGTCGGGCTCGGACGCGGGAGAGGCGGCCACCGCGTCGAGCTTGCGGAGTACGAAGATCTTGCCTGCCGGACCGTACGCCCCGCGCGCGGCGGCGAGCCAGAGCGCCCGCTGGCCGTGGGTCACCGGGCGGTCCAGGGACAGCTCTCCGAAGGCGGTGCCGAGCCATGAGGCGTGGATGCGGTCGCCCTGGCCGGCCACGGCGAGGGCGAGGCAGAGGAAGAGCGCGGTCCGCTGCTCGTCACGCTGCGCGGCACGGGCGAGGGGTTCGAGTGACTCCTCGCCGCGCAGGAGCAGCACGAGCGCCTCGACGGCCGGAGCCAGCCAGTGATCGGACACGTCTTCGAAGTCCGCCGGCATCCCGGTGGGGACGGTGCCGGCGGCCAGATCGGTGAGGAGCGCGTCGGCACAGCGGCGCAGCTCTGTCTCGGCGTGTGCGCTCGCGACCTGCGAGGTTTCTGCGTGTGCGCTCGCGGTGTGCGAGGTTTCTGCGTGTGCGCTCGCGGTGTGCGAGGTTTCTGCGTGTGAGGTCGCGGTGTGCGAGGTTTCGGTGTGTGAGTTCGTGACCTGTGAGGTTTCGGTGGTCAGGTCCGTGTCCACGCCCGCGGTCGGCTCCGTGTCCACCCTCGCTGCCAGATCCGCGTCCAACGTCGTGACCAGGTCGGTGCTCAGGCCCGCGGCCAGGTCCGTGCTCGGATTCGCGGTATCCGTGCTCAAGTTCGCGGTCAGGTCCGTGCTCAAGGCAGAGAGCTCCCCGAAGTTGTGACCGATGACCGCGCCAGCGTATTGCGCTTCGGACATCCCCGCAGGGAGGCGCGCCGAACATGACTTTGCCAGACGATCGCCTTCATTTTCCCAATAAAGACGATCATCTGGTGGACAGGTTACATGCGCTCGGGCACCGGGACGCCGAGAAGGCTCAGGCCGGTCTCCAGAACCTTCAGGGTCAGCGCGCACAGGGCGAGTCGCGAGGTGCGGGTGGCCGCGTCGACGTCGTCCTTCAGCACCGGGCAGTTCTCGAAGAACGTGGTGAAGGTGCTCGCGGTGTCGAAGAGGTAGGAGGCCAGCTTGTGCGGTGCCGAGTTCTCCGCCATCTCCTCGACGACCGCGCCGAACCCGAGGAGCTGCAGCGCCAGGGCACGCTCGGCCGGGTGGCCGA
This region of Streptosporangium sp. NBC_01495 genomic DNA includes:
- a CDS encoding cell division protein SepF translates to MGAVRKVASYLGLGGAEHYDESYDYEDEVEGEEEDWQSASERAAKRWRAMNEPSRIVMLTPMKYNDAPVIGQHFRDGQTVIMDVSGMSTAEATRMVDFVAGLAYGCEGRIERIAEKVFLLAPAEVEITNG